The Salmo trutta chromosome 27, fSalTru1.1, whole genome shotgun sequence genome includes the window TGTCTCAAGTTCAAATCTTTATTCAATGCACTTCAAAGATGGAAACAGGAGGGGTAAAAACATGGAGGCTGGGAGTGTACTAAAGTAATTGACAAAAGTTATTCTACTTCATATACTATTATTATCATCATAATAtcatattttaatgtttaagaaCCACAAATCCACTATCAATCAGACCATTTTTTTcaaattaaactttatttaactaggcaagtcagttaagaacaaattcttatttacagtgacagcctacctgggaacagtgggttaactgccttgttcaggggcagaacgacagatttttaccttgtcagctcagggattcgattcagcaacctCTTGGTTACTGGttcaccactctaaccactaggctccctgctgcCCCAAGGGTCCTAACAAGGGTCCTATCATGGTCAAACACTTATCAGGGAGAGATATATGCTGATAGAGGGGAGACCAGCCCCTCAGTGCCTTAGTTGGGTCAGTCTTCTCATTCTCTGAAGCTTAGTCAGGTGAAGCCTGCATCGATGTGCTCTTCTGCTCTCTGAGATTTGACTGATGCAgtggagaaaaaaataaacatttattgtgAGAGTATTGATGGCCATCATGGTGAAATGTTTAGGTTCAATTAAATCTCATAATAGTTATGTCTGTATGAAATGTGTTATGATAGAGTAGGGCCAGGATTAATTCAAATTATTCCGTGGTAAACGACAATCGCATGTATTTTCATTGCTTTTGTGTGTTGGATGTGTAACTGCATTGGAGCTGCCAAATTGGTGGGTGGGTGCTCTTGTTGTCATTCACGAAACTACACCCTTCCCAGAACGAGAAAGTGTTTTATAGAAATATTATCTTGTACGCTCCTCAGCATTTTTACTAATGCGATTTCTATGCTTTCAATGGCAATGTCTGCAAAGGTATAACGCcgggagccgcttgtggatttgacagctccaacgcagttaTACCTCTGTCACCGCCTAAACCAAAGCAATGATAAACTATGCTATTTTTGGTTACCACTGGTGAAcactgatctgattgaatcttgGGCCTAGATTAGGCCTACACACAACAACAATAATATTGTGGGCCTGTgctaactgtatacagtatacagtgcatccgatagtcactctgacagagctccagagttcctctgtggaaatgggagaacctttcagaaggacaaccatctctgcagcactacaccaatcaggcctttatggtagagcggccagatggaagccacccctcagtaaaaggcacatgacagcctgcttggagttttccaaaaggcacctaaaggactctcagtacatgagaaacaagattctctgctctgataaaaccaaaattgaactctttggcctgaatgccaagtgttacatctggaggaaacctggcaccatccctacagtgaagcatgttggtggcagcatcatgctgtggggatgattttcatcggcagggactgggtgactagtcaggatcgagggaaatatgaacggagcaaagtacagagagatccttgatgaaacctgctccagagcactcaggacctcagaccggggcgaaggttcaccttccaacaggacaacgaccttaagcacacagccaatacaacacaggagtctctgacaagtctctgaatgttcttgagtggcccagccaggacttgaacccgatcaaacatctctgtagagacctgaaaatagctgtgcagcaacgctccccatccaacctgacagagcttgagagaatctgcagagaagaatgggagaaactccccaaatacaggtgtgcaaagcttgtatagtcatgcccaagaagactcaaggctgtaatcactgtgaatctgtttttgctttgtcattatgaggtattgtttgtagattgatgagggaaaaaaactatttcatccgttttagaataaagctgtaacgtaacaacattttgaaaaatcaaggggtctgaatagtttccgaatgcactgtactttggTAACCGATACATGTAACCGATACACTGTAATACCTCCACTGTTTTCACATCCTACCATaaccttgtctgtacattatgccttgaatctattctaccacgcccagaaatctgctccctttactctctgttccaaacacACTAAACGACCAGTTCTTTTatcctttagccatacccttatcctactcctcctctgttcctctggtgatgtaaaggttaacccaggccctgcagcccccagcaccactcccattccccggGCGctttcatttgttgacttctgtaaccgtaaaagccttggtttcatgcatgttaacattagaagcctcctccctaagtttgttttattcactgctttagcacactccgccaacccggatgtcctagccgtgtctgaatcctggcttaggagggccaccaaaaatcctgaaatttccatccctaactataacattttctgacaaggtagaactgccaaagggggcggagttgcaatctactgcagagacagcctacagagttctgtcatgctatccaggtctgtgcccaaacaagtcgagcttctacttttaaaaatccacctttcaagaaacaagtctcttaccattgccgcttgttatagaccccctatAGCCCCCAGCTgagccctggacaccatatgtgaattgattgccccccatctatcttcagagttcgtactgttaggtgacctaaactgggacatacttaacaccccggccgtcctacactCTAAGCTAgataccctcaatctcacacCAATTATCAAGGATCCtatcaggtacaaccctaaatccgtaaccatgggcaccctcttagacatcatcctgaccaactttccctctaaatacacctctgctgtcttcaaccaggatctcagcaatcactgcctcatttccTGCATGCGTAATGGGTCCGGGGGTCAAATgaacacccctcatcactgtcaaacgctccctaaaacacttcagcaagcaggcctttctaatcgatctggcccgggtatcctggaaggatattgacctcatcccgtcagtaaatgatgcctggttgctctttaaaagtgttttcctcaccatcttaaataatcatgccccattcaaaaaatatagaactaagaacagatatagcccttggttcaccccagactgcccttgaccagcacaaaaacatcctgtggcattctgcattagcatcgaatagcccccatgatatgtaacttttcagggaagtcaggaaccaatatactcagtcagttaggacaGCTAAAGctaactttttcaaacagaaatatgcatcctgtagcattaattccaaaaagttttgggacactgtaaagtccatggagaataagagcacctcctcctagctgcccactgcactgaggctaggaaacactgtaagcaccgataaatctacgataatcgatcatttcaataagcatttttctacggctgaccatgctttccacctggctacccctaccctggccaacatctcagcacccacTGCAGCAacttggctggccctcgcttcatattcgttgccaaacccactggctccaggtcatctataagtctttgctaggtaaagccctgccttatctcagctcactgttcaccatagcagcaccccctcgtagcacgcgctccagcaggtatatttcactggtcacccccaaagccaacaattcctttggccgcctttccttccagttctctgctgccagtgactggaatgaatttcaaaaatcactgaagctggagtcttatatctccctctctaactttaagcatcagctgtcagagcagcttaccgatcactgtacctgtacacagccaatctgtaaatagcacacccaactacctcatccccatattgttacttatcctcttgctcttttgcacctcagtatctctacttgcacatcatcatctgcacatctatcactccagtgttaatgctaaattgtaattatttcgcctccatggcctatttattgccttacctcccagCTCgtctccatttgcacacactgtacatagattgaactattgtgttattgactgtacatttttttatgtgtaactctgtgttcttgtttttgtcacactgcttagctttatcttggccaggttgcagttgtaaatgagaacttgttctcaactagcctacctggttaaataaaggtgaaataaaaaaatatctataaaaaaaacatgcacagagtttctaaacccataGGCCGACATCGCAAGACTTCCGGGAATGCTTGCAAAGCAGATCAAGCACACCAGGTTCCTCATTTATAAAcagtgcatacagttgaagtcggaagtttacatacatcttagccaaatacatttaaactcagtttttcataattcctgacatttaaaaattcctgtcttaggtcagttaggatcaccactttattgtaagaatgtgaaatgtcagaataatagtagagagaaggatttatttcagcttttatttctttcatcacattcccagtgggtcagaagtttacatacactcaattagtatttagtatttggtagcattgtctttaaattgtttaacttgggtcaaacgtttcaggtagccttccacaggcttcccacgataagttaggtgaattttggcccattcctcctgacagagctggtgtaattgagtcaagtttttaggccttcttgctcgcacaggctttttcagttcttcccacaaatgttctatagtattgaggtcagggctttgtgatggccactacaataccttgactttgttgtccttaagccattttgccacaactttggaagtatgcttgaggtcattgtccatttggaagacccatttgagaccaagctttaacttcctgactgatgtcttgagatgttacttcaatatatccacatacttttcctgcctcatgatgccatctattttgtgaagtgcaccggtccctcctgcagcaaagtacccccacaacatgatgctgcaagcctcccccttttcctccaaacataacgatggtcattatggccaaacagttatatttttgtttcatcagaccagaggacttttatacaaaaagtattatctttgtccccatgtgcagttgcaaaccgtagtcttgcttttttatggcggttttggagcagtggcttcttgctgagcggcctttcaggttatgtcgatataggactcgttttactgtggatatagatacttttgtacctgtttcctccagcatcttcacaaggtcctttactgttgttctgggattgatttgcacctttcgcaccaaagtatgttaatctgtaggagacagaacgcgtctcctttgtgagcggtatgacggctgcgtggtcccgttgtgtttatacttgcgtactattgtttgtacagatgaacgtggtaccttcaggcatttcgaaattgctcccaaggatgaaccagacttgtggaggtctacagttttttttctgaggtcttggatgatttcttttcattttcccatgatgtcaagcaaagaggcactgagtttgaaggtaggctttgaaatacatccacaggtacacttcctactgactcaaatgatgtcaattagcctatcagaagcttctaatgccatgacatcatttacaggaattttccaagctgtttaaaggcacagtcaacttagtgtatgtaaacttctgactcactggaattgtgatactgtgaattataaatgaaataatacgtctgtaaaccattgttggaaaaattacttgtgtcattgtaacggttgtcgtcggatttagaccaaaacgcagcggggaaatgtgcactcatcttctttattataaacggacaagaaggagaaccaaaacaaacacgtacacaaagataACACAACGACTAACCACAGGCTGGTCacgcacaaggctatacacagaacaatctcccacaaagtactcaacaaacacatagctatatataggactctcaatcagatgcaactagaaaacacctgcctccaattgagagtccaaccccaattaacaaaacatagaaatacaaaagactagacagaacatagaaatacactaacatagaacagtgcccaaaaacccccggaatacataaatcaaataccctactaaacaaaccaccaccccgaaccacataaaacaaataccctctgccacgtcctgaccaaactacaataacaaataacccctattactggtcaggacgtgacagtcatgcacaaagtagatgtcctaaccgacttgacaaaacgatagtttgttaaaaagaaatttgtggagtggttgaaaaattagttttaatgactccaacctaagtgtatgtaaacttccgacttcaactgtacatacaaacTACACCCCAAAGAGTGTGGGTGACAGTTGTCATGCAAAAGTTGTCATTTCAAAAAATGCAACTTGATATGAGAATGTGCTCACCTCCCAGCTAATTTTAGACCATGAGTACACACATCTGCTAGTGTATTGCAAGCTagaaagtacactgaacaaaaatataaacgcaacatgtaaagtgttggtcccatgtttcgtgagctgaaataaaaaaatcacagaaatgGTCCATACGcaccaaaagcttatttctcaaactttttttgcagaaatgtgtttatatccctgttagtgagaatttcttcTTTACCAAGATAatgcatccacctgacaggtgtggcatatcacgaAGCTGATTTAAATGCATGATCGTTATATGGGGGGGAACTCattctgtaataaagccttttttgtggggaaaaacttattctgattggctgggcctggctccccagtggatgggccttgctgccaagtgggtgggcctatgccctcccaggctcatccatggctgcacccctgcccagttatgtgaaatccatagattagggcctaatgaatttatttcaattgactgatttccttatatgaactgtaactcagtaaaatctttgaaattgttgcatgttgtgtttatatttttgtccagtatagGTATTTTGTGCCAATTGGGGTATTATGAAAAGCTGTTTcataaaaaactaaaaacaggATAACATATTAACAAGAATGCAGGCCTTTCCCATTACTGAGAAGAGTGAAAATATATGTTTCATTTTTTTCATCTATACATTTTATTAACATAAATTAATATATTATTACATAATAAATTCCTCCCCTTTTCTGGCGGTGGTGGGTTCTTATTCCGCATCTGTCATTTAATTGGATCTGGGAGCATAGTAAAAGATAGGCTATATGTATTTCAAGTTTTGCAATAGGCCTATCATAGGCAGTGCAGTTTATAATACCGGTGTACAGTCGAATTTAAGAGGTGAACAGTTGATCCTTTATATTGAAGTAGGTCTTAGGAAACTACTGTAAGTGCATTATGTTTTGTAGCCTGACTTAGACAATGTTTCATAATTCGCGGGCAGTCCATCATATTTACTTTGGGGGAAAAGTCGATGCAAAACATTGTTGAATTCAAACGTTCTGCTGACAGGTTCACAACAATTTGCCATTATTTTCTCTCTCAGAAACGGACACAGTCCATTTCCAAATACAACATACATTGCTGCTAAAGCTTGAAACATTCTGCCAACACAGTAAATAGACCGGTAGTTTATGTAACATATTTTACCGTAGGCCTATGGGTAGCTAACTGTATTGGTGAGCGACAGGAGCGAGACATCATTGCCTATTTCATCTCAGGGTCTATATACCAAAGCAGGACATACAAACCCAATAATCTAAAAATAAACGAAATACTGAACAATAATTCGCTTGTTCACGCACGCAGAGTTGTATGATATGTATGGCCTATGCCAAATTTATAAATCTCAATATTTTTGTACATGTGCAAACTTTTCAGAAATGGTGCATGCAGAAATTTTGTATGAGATTATAATTCCACTTGAAAAACGGCCATCactcaccttttatggtgacaatgaCGCCCTTATTTTATGTTTTCTTTGAAAGTATTGGAATTAGGCCAATACAGTTGGTCTATCTAAAGGACATAGCAATGGGGTACTTGACCAAATGTTTTCAGAGATGTTGGCAGAATTTTTCATGGAAGATTCTTTgtccataaaatgaagtgggcagagaacaaacccctcttcacattatttaagatataattgaaatattattttgaaattatGTAACAACAAAAATCAATACGCACCATAAAACGTTTAGACAAATTGGCAATTTATCTCGATATGTAATACCCCTTGTCTGTTAGGTTTAGGTACCtttctttgtatttttttgtttttgtatttgttttgttcataataataaatacaaaaaagtaTAAAATCATTTTGGCAGAATGTTTCCTTTTGCAGTGACATTTGTTGAAGCATATCTGACGTTtctgaaagacaaaaacaattgTACATTTTTGTGGACCTGTAAGCAGATCGTTTGAATTCAATAATGTTTTGCATTTACCTAAATATAGGCTACTACACTGCCTGAGAATTCTGAAAAAATGTCTACTcaggaaaaaaataagaaaactagGCTACAGTAGGCCAATTTACAGTGGTAACCTACACACTTCACTGCAAAATATCAACCATCTGTTAAGCTGTTCaattctactgtatgttataaaccGTGTTCCTTTTTGGAAATAGATGCCAATTTCTAATTATTTTAGAGTGTAAAGAtcaaacaaataaatgttttcgCTCTTCTCACTAATGACAAATTATTACATCTTGTTATTATATTTAGCTACCTGTTTTGTTATGAATAAGAGTGTCATTATATTTTCCTGCACAAGGTTAGTCTACTTTTGCCTTCTTGCCATGCAAATTTTATTCTAGGTTGAAGATTGAAATGGGGCAAGTAGGTGGTCAATGTCATGGGATCTCCATCTTGGATTCAGCCCATACAGCCAAGGGTTGTGTAAATAGCTTTAAGCGCCAATGTACTTTTCCAATTTAATAAACTACATTTCAACCACATATCTCATTGTGCTCTATTCATTTCCCCATTCCAACACAACCACAAAAATCCTAACCCTAAGCCACCTTTATCCAGTGCAATGCAATGCATTTGATTGTATTCACAGCACATGTTCTTCTATCTGTGCACTAGGCCTATCTCTAATTCCTCCAACCACGGGCCTACCCCTGCTCCATCTAACTACTGTGCCACGTTCATCACCTCTAACTCCAACCAACTATAATTACTCCATCCAACTATATTTACTTCTACCAATTTACAGAATGATCTACATTCAACAAGTGAAATGTACTCCAGTTACTGCATTCAACGAGTGAAACACTAAGCTCTCTTGTTGACAGCTCACATTGGTGTGCAACTCTGCTCTTCTCCTGCCAGCAGCAGGAAGTTAGCTTGGCATGTCAACATTTTTGTCAGCTTAGTACAGATGACCTCTGGATGTGTAAGCTTCCATATGTGGCAATGATAGGAAAACTGTTATATTATACCTtacatgcacttacaataaatGCTCTCCAATAGAAAGCATTGCCAATAACGACCCAATTGAATACTATGTTAACCATTATTCCTATGTAAGAGTAAACAGAAATATACTAGATTTTGTGAGTTAAATCAGTCCCTTTCTATCAATTTggcactctccctcctctctatcatcctatctctctcccactctggtGGTCCAGGCATACAGGCAGCTCTCATTGTAAGTGTGGAACTCTTGGCACAGGTTGTGCTGAATCATGTGGATATCGAACAATGACCGGCTGGATGAAATTGACAAGTAATGAAATAACTTTGAGGGGGAGTGAGAAGGGGGGCCAGGCAGAGCAGTGACCCCACAGTCCGGTCTGCTCAGCCTATTGCATGCTGATCTAGAGGGTGGCTTGGACACAGAGGAGTGTTGGCAGAGTTTCCACCCCTGAGCCCGCCGTATATATTGAGCCCAGCATGCCATCCCAAACACACTGGCACAGACAGGTACTGGTAAGAGATTCACGACCGTCGCTTTCCAcattattttattgctatttttaTCCAACTTTgtctacttttttcaaatcaaacATCACTTTGAAGTTAATTTATTTAACATGTTGGGGTAACACACTTCTTTGTCATTCACTATACATAAAACTATTTAACTTACAACAAATAGATTAACATGAGGACCGTTGTCAATTTCACATTTTTCTCAAATATTTTTTAAggaaggaaaggggtggggacttgTGTTTACATACATGAGAGAACCAGTTTTATGCAGAATTTAACAGCAGATTTTCTGGCACTATTGTTTCATTACTTTTGCCAATATCCTATCAAACTGTAAACTACCCATTGGAATATAAACATTTTCAATTAGTCTACTGGACCCTAAAAATATATGTTATGCACTCCATAAtttctcctttatctctgtacaGTTTCATCATCCTGTTCACTATGGCCACAGACCACCAGAACCCTGCATCCAAGCAGCAGCAGCCAGGCACCAGTGCTTTCaaggtgagggggagagggagagaggggagagagggagggggcaagAGGATGGCAGGGCAGGCTAGAGGATGGGCAGGGCAGAGGAAGGGCAGGGCAGATGAGGGCAGGGCAGATGAGGGCAGGGCAGAGGAagggcagggcagagcagagGAAGGGCAGGGCAGAGGAAGGGCAGGGCAGAGGAGGGCAGGGCAGAGGAGGGCAGGGCAGGATAGAGGAGGGAAAGCAAGAGGAATGGATAATGGTGGGGCACGGTGGATCAAAGACAATGAGACACTGTGGGATTGTTCGAGGCAAAAGTTACACAGTATTCTACATAATTTCCCTGTACAACTTGAGATGCCATCAGGGCTAGCATAGCAAGGAGACCTAAACATCCATGTTGTCTCTCCTTGTCTTCCACAGTTGATCATCTATGAACAGGAGAACTTCCAGGGGCATTGCCATGAGCTGACTGGTCCCTGTAATGACCTCCAGGAAGCAGGCGTGGAGAAAGTGGGCTCCATACTGGTGCTGTGTGGACCGTGAGTGTGGCTCAGAGATagtatgatagagagagggaaagagagagagggactacgAGTGAGACAGAGGGTGAGAGTTAAACAAAAGATAGAGACAAAAACAATAGGAGTtagatagtggtgtgtgtgtgtgtgtgggggggggggtagatatAGTGTGATTCTCAAACAATAGAAAAAGAAAAGGTATGGCTGATAGGACAAATGAAAATGGTTCTGAACAAAAAAACAATCACTTCCAAACCATTCCATAACACAAATATAGTCACTGCATTGTGCACAAGGCACAGTATGTTCATACACCTTCCATCTTGTTTTTGTCATCCTTCACTTCCCCCCACAACCACCTTGTGCCCTCCTTACCTTGACTCGTCTGTGCTTCCTCAGATGGGTGGGTTACGAGCAGGCTAACTGTAAAGGGGAACAGTATGTGTTTGAGAAGGGGGAGTATCCTCGCTGGGATTCCTGGACCAACAGCAGACGTAGCGACAACATCTTTGCATTCCGCCCCATTAAAGTGGTAACGCAGCACACCTTCTCTACTACAACACAAATCAGCCATTTTGTTCAGCCTTTTTGAAGATTCCCTGTGACTGTTTCTTATGGTGTGTTTTCTATATAGGACAGCCAGGAGCACAAGATTGTCCTTTATGAAAACCCCAGTTTCGCGGGGAAGAAGATCGAGATCATAGATGATGATGTCCCCAGCTTCCACTCACACGGATACCAAGAGAAGGTCACATCTGTCAGAGTTCAGAGTGGCACGTGAGTCTGTCCGCCAACAGAATAATTCTCTTACAGCAATATCTGCCCCAACATTACCATATCAT containing:
- the LOC115164652 gene encoding beta-crystallin B2, producing the protein MATDHQNPASKQQQPGTSAFKLIIYEQENFQGHCHELTGPCNDLQEAGVEKVGSILVLCGPWVGYEQANCKGEQYVFEKGEYPRWDSWTNSRRSDNIFAFRPIKVDSQEHKIVLYENPSFAGKKIEIIDDDVPSFHSHGYQEKVTSVRVQSGTWVGYQYPGYRGYQYLFEKGEYKDCAEFGAQFPQIQSVRRIRDMQWHQRGAFHPAAGAN